Genomic DNA from Oncorhynchus clarkii lewisi isolate Uvic-CL-2024 chromosome 28, UVic_Ocla_1.0, whole genome shotgun sequence:
caccagccccaccagcacAGTCTGCAGGTGGAACAGGGACACCCACAGTGGGGCGTTCTCCGGCGGGTAGAGCCTCGTGCacaccatctccccctcccctgcCTCCTGGGTCCGAGCGAACACCATATCAGGGATGGCCAGGAGACCAGCAGGCAGCCAGGCGCCAGCGTACACCAGCCTGTGTGCCAGCAGCTGCCGGGTGTGTGTGGTGCTGGTTACCGTGGCTTTGACCACTGCAAGGTAGCGGTCCAGACTGATGAAGGCTAGGATCAGCACACTGCCATATAGGTTCACTGTGTAGATGACGTGCACGCCCACACACATGACCGCTCCGACGCGCCAGTCCCCGAGCGCAGCATCTACAGCCCAGAAGGGCAGTGCCAGAACGAAGAGCAGGTCAGCAGCGGAGAGGTGCAGCCGGTAGCGGTCCGTTAGGCTTAGACGGGCCTTCCGCTGGCAGCCCAGTACGAACACCACCAGGCCGTTCCCAGTGATCCCCAGGGTGAAGATGAAGCCGTACACCACCGGGAGGAAGATACGCTGCACACTTGGGCTCAGCAGCTCACGGTCACACGGCTCCTCAAATCCAGTGCCGAAATCCCCCAAGCCAGAACCAAAACCGGAACTTGTGTCATTGTAGTCATTATCCGATTCTgatatcacaaagtgctttagagagaggaagaaagagaggataATTGAGTAAACTTGCAAatacatgtgcaaaactctaagaACAGATTCTACAATCTGATAAGTGAATAACATGA
This window encodes:
- the LOC139387011 gene encoding C-X-C chemokine receptor type 4-like yields the protein MSYYEHFVISESDNDYNDTSSGFGSGLGDFGTGFEEPCDRELLSPSVQRIFLPVVYGFIFTLGITGNGLVVFVLGCQRKARLSLTDRYRLHLSAADLLFVLALPFWAVDAALGDWRVGAVMCVGVHVIYTVNLYGSVLILAFISLDRYLAVVKATVTSTTHTRQLLAHRLVYAGAWLPAGLLAIPDMVFARTQEAGEGEMVCTRLYPPENAPLWVSLFHLQTVLVGLVVPGLVLLVCYCVIVSRLTRGPLGGQRQKRRAVRTTVALVLCFFLCWLPYCIGIAVDALLRLELIPRGCTLESGLGVWLAVSEPMAYAHCCLNPLLYAFLGVGFKSSARRALTLTRTSSLKIVPRRRTGAMTSTTTESESSSLHSS